The Solibacillus isronensis genome window below encodes:
- a CDS encoding phytoene desaturase family protein, with amino-acid sequence MSGKKKVVVIGGGLGGLSAAISLQQKGYDVDIYEQNNHLGGKLNRLEQDGFGFDLGPSILTMPHIFETLFQQSGKQMSEYVKVQRLSHQWRSFFPDGNTIDLYENLRDMENLNPSLTKKDIKQYNKLLEYSKGLYEITEQGYFNQGLDNLKEVLQFHGAFQSLRKFDLSSTMFNAIDKRIKNPQFRDMLSYIVKYVGSSAYHAPAVLNMMIYMQHAQGIWYVPGGMHNLANALVKLAEEIGVTFHLGKKIVKLDKNKRVITAAYTDDGTKLTADYFVSNMEVIPAYKQLTEEKESYTDKIEEKFEPASSGLVLHLGVKNSYPQLAHHNFFFSKNMKRQMNLIFEKHQLPDDPVIYLVNVNKTDPNQALPGHENLKILPHIPYLQDKPLTRQQYTEFAEKVLIKLENMGLDNLRESIVTKDMWTPHDIERTYSSDRGAIYGTVSDKKVNKGFKHPKQSERYDNLYFVGGTVNPGGGMPMVTLSGQQVAKKLIERDRKK; translated from the coding sequence ATGTCCGGTAAGAAAAAAGTAGTTGTAATAGGCGGAGGGCTTGGCGGTTTATCTGCAGCAATTTCGCTCCAGCAAAAAGGATACGATGTTGATATATATGAACAGAACAATCACCTAGGCGGAAAATTGAACCGTTTAGAGCAGGATGGTTTTGGTTTTGATTTAGGGCCATCGATTCTAACAATGCCTCATATATTCGAAACGTTATTTCAGCAAAGCGGAAAACAAATGAGTGAATATGTGAAGGTTCAGCGATTGAGCCATCAGTGGCGCTCATTTTTCCCGGACGGTAATACAATAGATTTATATGAGAATCTGCGCGATATGGAAAACTTGAACCCGTCTCTAACGAAAAAAGATATAAAGCAATACAATAAATTACTGGAATATTCCAAGGGGTTATACGAGATAACGGAGCAAGGTTATTTTAATCAAGGGTTAGACAATCTAAAGGAAGTGCTCCAATTTCACGGTGCGTTTCAATCATTGAGGAAATTTGATTTATCTTCTACAATGTTCAATGCGATTGATAAAAGAATTAAGAACCCGCAATTCCGGGATATGCTGAGTTATATTGTAAAATATGTTGGATCTTCCGCCTATCATGCACCGGCAGTTCTTAATATGATGATTTACATGCAGCATGCACAGGGAATCTGGTATGTGCCTGGAGGAATGCACAATTTAGCAAATGCTTTAGTGAAGTTGGCTGAAGAGATCGGTGTAACATTCCATCTTGGGAAAAAGATCGTGAAGCTGGATAAAAACAAGCGAGTTATTACGGCGGCCTATACAGATGATGGGACGAAACTGACTGCTGATTATTTTGTTTCCAATATGGAAGTCATTCCGGCTTATAAACAGCTGACCGAGGAAAAAGAAAGCTATACCGATAAAATAGAGGAAAAATTCGAACCTGCAAGCTCAGGTCTTGTTTTACATTTAGGGGTTAAAAACAGCTACCCTCAACTGGCCCATCATAATTTCTTTTTCTCTAAAAATATGAAACGTCAAATGAATCTGATCTTTGAGAAGCATCAACTTCCAGATGATCCGGTCATTTATTTAGTAAATGTGAATAAAACAGATCCAAATCAAGCACTGCCTGGTCATGAGAACCTTAAAATCCTTCCGCATATTCCTTACCTTCAAGATAAGCCTCTAACTCGGCAGCAGTATACCGAGTTTGCGGAAAAGGTATTAATAAAGCTGGAAAATATGGGGTTGGACAACCTTAGAGAAAGTATTGTCACAAAGGATATGTGGACACCACATGATATTGAACGAACGTATTCTTCTGACCGCGGGGCAATTTACGGGACTGTATCCGATAAGAAAGTGAATAAAGGATTTAAACACCCTAAGCAAAGTGAACGCTATGACAATTTATATTTCGTCGGGGGAACTGTCAATCCGGGTGGCGGTATGCCAATGGTTACGCTTAGCGGGCAGCAGGTGGCTAAGAAACTGATTGAAAGAGATAGGAAGAAGTAA
- a CDS encoding S-layer homology domain-containing protein: MDSKKAQKLSKAAVATVLATSGVLVAIPHQANAYSFSDLNPNADYYEPIIDLANRKIATGYSNGTFKPNAAITREDAAKMLALTIDVNITNPKNPGFKDVTVNNPYYRYIAALAEAGVISGYSDKTFKPKEPITRGQMAKILTLGFKFGISTKLNHGFKDVSNKNANVYFIQTLYDLNVTKGKTPVSFDPFNTVTRGQMATFIWRAEKADRGNPVYTVGDIVGNQIYINGVAYMAASHLRSIINAGNQNVLKGAYIEGSYSGKTLQSISKLTINASGNSSRLLALDGGYSSFAGELVVHGSYVRFKNINFTGRVEVAEAPRRSLGALGNVRIASIGNFASFIDWETPTNPKNEDFLNPVDKETLQDKPDPTKPEHLQKYTERMANVKKYVDFENSDIRHLYVTADRTFLKANYDIDRLTVQGNVANMELYASPTAMYIDTDYNVSIYGVHDIQYMYKNTLKNVYLNTDSTYDYYYITSSNGFTNLGTHAYISKAIMPNNKTVNDVFDDYKTDDPNIGYVEDENGKAVDRDPVENTIITDVTSPTITQLDVAAGGSTADVTLTADEDGTYYYVIKKADEKAPTISEIKTGGTKYNGNGPIVMDEPVQFTVPGLETMTDYVIYAIVIDDADNVSEKEEQEFSTIDNRPPTFRLDKGETMYGGKRVQFVIKGITEPGEYYYYIREKSPVTMPDPTVDEIMKRYTGKGTITKPDDIVITETKYGATPAIGDIKPNTEYEIYAVMVDKSGNKMRNPAPKITLKTEAPDTTYPYVINSELMPASSSNSNEGYFYISVSEELDKASAENVNNYVLSGTGIVNITGQKEIKPSEVVYSNKRIRIKIPSVTALVNGDTIRTTILPGVKDLAENEFESALTAPGGNPPRNYAVYNHTDALAPKLKIDKVEASPTDNKFLIDVTTNKAGTYYYMILEKGYFDKNSNITPRDFVDEFDSETVTGAFQSNGLNDYLAKGSGPAEVGKIKLPPISRPSGVSEFKDYAIYILLKDRSGKISVWDQKTLITDTKPPLTSNYKIQAPVTGNDSYKNKTALITFNADESGTLHVAAIPKYKKDLPPNNNNYIWNKDSSGESYFNTGNGTLNTTRRDINIIDDINTYNNAARLQYFKDFGIKAGKYISKEYEVGNPTVTIENLDPHMEYNFLIGVEDAYGNFTVRKVDEDKPLTSSDQPNGELIVENFYTDGVKPYIIDSTRNDAVKPIDQAYVLMENEALIYREKLNSSDADQLKFTITFNETIMRQNTVNNFNKSSLNSSNWKGILNIAGDGVTEENFEFVSYTEGTPATTNQSTLVLKAKDVTTANKTITVTMDDSVDVYDYKGHNRFDISKIGKYIYPVEALAVNIKEITNYGNYFVRIRVESSIPVKYGQRFYYAVMNSNASTPPTFEDARRAAQGGTKITGMTIAGTNIMDEARDGSRIWDLTLPSNATNVFGGGQKIYFFTVDNFGNIIQAKNSDGTANHVVIPSNVTTPAPKPIED, translated from the coding sequence ATGGACTCGAAAAAAGCACAAAAACTCTCAAAGGCAGCGGTCGCAACGGTTTTGGCGACAAGTGGTGTGCTAGTTGCAATACCCCACCAGGCAAATGCCTATTCATTCAGTGATTTAAACCCAAATGCGGATTATTATGAGCCTATTATTGATTTAGCTAATCGTAAAATTGCAACAGGCTATTCAAACGGTACATTTAAACCAAATGCAGCAATTACTCGTGAAGATGCCGCAAAAATGCTGGCACTGACGATTGATGTAAATATAACAAATCCAAAAAACCCCGGCTTTAAAGACGTGACGGTGAATAATCCATACTACCGTTACATCGCCGCATTGGCAGAGGCGGGTGTAATTAGTGGTTATTCAGATAAAACCTTTAAACCAAAAGAGCCGATTACACGTGGACAAATGGCGAAAATTTTAACGCTTGGCTTCAAGTTTGGCATTTCCACAAAACTTAACCATGGTTTCAAGGACGTTTCAAATAAAAATGCCAATGTATATTTTATACAGACACTATACGATTTAAATGTTACAAAAGGAAAAACACCTGTTTCATTTGATCCTTTTAATACCGTAACACGCGGGCAGATGGCGACATTTATTTGGCGTGCAGAAAAAGCGGACCGCGGCAATCCTGTCTACACAGTCGGGGATATTGTAGGGAATCAAATATACATAAACGGTGTCGCGTACATGGCGGCATCCCATTTACGCAGTATCATTAATGCAGGAAATCAAAATGTATTAAAAGGTGCTTACATCGAGGGAAGCTATTCAGGAAAGACCCTTCAAAGTATTTCGAAGCTGACAATCAATGCGAGCGGAAATTCTTCGCGTTTATTGGCGCTTGATGGGGGCTATTCTTCGTTTGCAGGGGAACTTGTCGTTCATGGAAGCTATGTGCGCTTCAAAAATATTAATTTTACCGGACGTGTAGAAGTTGCGGAAGCACCACGACGTTCGCTTGGAGCATTGGGGAATGTGCGTATTGCAAGTATAGGAAACTTCGCATCGTTTATCGATTGGGAAACACCAACAAATCCTAAAAACGAAGATTTCCTGAACCCTGTTGATAAAGAAACATTGCAGGATAAACCGGACCCGACAAAGCCTGAGCACCTGCAAAAATACACAGAACGTATGGCAAACGTTAAGAAGTATGTTGACTTTGAAAACTCGGATATACGTCATTTGTATGTAACTGCTGACCGTACATTTTTAAAGGCCAACTATGATATCGACCGCCTGACAGTACAGGGAAATGTAGCAAACATGGAATTGTATGCGAGCCCGACCGCGATGTATATCGATACGGATTATAATGTTTCGATTTATGGTGTTCATGATATTCAATACATGTATAAAAACACGTTGAAAAATGTGTACCTGAATACAGACAGCACATATGATTATTATTACATTACATCAAGCAACGGCTTTACGAATCTTGGTACACATGCCTATATTTCTAAAGCAATTATGCCGAACAATAAAACCGTAAACGATGTGTTTGACGATTATAAAACGGATGATCCGAACATTGGGTATGTAGAAGATGAAAACGGAAAAGCGGTTGACCGTGATCCGGTGGAAAATACAATTATTACTGATGTTACGTCCCCTACAATTACACAGCTGGATGTGGCAGCGGGCGGATCGACAGCCGATGTGACATTAACAGCGGATGAAGATGGAACGTACTACTATGTTATTAAAAAAGCAGATGAAAAAGCGCCAACAATCAGCGAGATTAAAACTGGCGGTACAAAATACAACGGCAATGGGCCAATCGTAATGGACGAGCCTGTGCAATTTACTGTACCCGGTCTGGAAACGATGACGGACTATGTCATTTATGCAATTGTAATTGATGATGCGGATAATGTATCGGAGAAGGAAGAACAGGAATTCTCGACAATCGATAACCGACCACCGACATTCCGCCTCGATAAAGGCGAAACGATGTACGGCGGAAAGCGCGTGCAATTTGTTATTAAGGGAATTACCGAGCCGGGCGAATACTACTATTATATTCGTGAAAAGTCTCCAGTTACGATGCCGGATCCGACTGTCGATGAAATTATGAAGCGCTATACAGGAAAAGGAACTATTACAAAACCCGATGATATCGTTATTACCGAAACGAAATATGGTGCAACTCCGGCGATCGGCGATATTAAGCCGAATACAGAGTATGAAATATATGCAGTGATGGTTGATAAATCAGGTAATAAAATGCGTAACCCTGCACCGAAGATTACGTTGAAGACCGAAGCACCGGATACGACTTACCCTTATGTTATTAATTCAGAATTAATGCCTGCAAGCTCATCTAATTCAAATGAAGGTTATTTCTACATTTCAGTCAGTGAAGAGTTAGATAAAGCAAGTGCTGAAAATGTTAATAACTATGTATTATCAGGAACCGGTATCGTCAATATTACAGGTCAAAAGGAAATCAAACCAAGTGAAGTAGTTTACTCGAATAAACGTATTCGTATTAAAATTCCTTCTGTTACAGCGTTAGTAAATGGGGATACAATTCGTACAACGATATTACCAGGAGTAAAAGACTTAGCGGAAAATGAATTTGAAAGTGCACTAACAGCTCCAGGAGGAAATCCGCCACGTAACTATGCGGTTTATAACCATACTGATGCATTAGCACCAAAATTAAAGATCGATAAAGTGGAAGCTTCACCAACAGACAATAAATTTTTAATTGATGTAACGACTAATAAAGCTGGTACTTACTATTACATGATATTAGAGAAGGGGTATTTTGATAAAAACTCTAATATTACACCACGCGATTTTGTAGATGAATTTGATTCTGAAACAGTAACAGGGGCTTTTCAGTCAAACGGCTTAAATGATTATTTAGCTAAAGGTTCAGGGCCGGCTGAAGTAGGGAAAATTAAGTTGCCACCTATTTCAAGACCAAGTGGAGTTAGTGAATTTAAAGATTACGCCATTTATATTTTGCTGAAGGACCGTTCAGGAAAAATCTCGGTATGGGATCAAAAAACATTAATTACTGATACGAAGCCACCTTTAACTTCGAATTATAAAATTCAAGCACCGGTGACAGGTAATGATAGTTATAAAAATAAAACAGCCTTAATAACATTTAATGCGGATGAAAGCGGTACACTTCATGTTGCTGCAATTCCAAAATATAAGAAGGATTTACCGCCAAATAACAACAATTATATTTGGAATAAAGACTCTTCGGGAGAAAGTTATTTCAATACGGGTAATGGCACCCTAAATACGACACGTAGAGATATAAATATTATTGATGATATTAACACGTATAATAATGCTGCACGTTTGCAGTACTTTAAAGACTTTGGAATTAAAGCAGGAAAATATATTTCGAAAGAATATGAGGTTGGGAATCCTACAGTAACAATCGAAAATCTTGACCCTCATATGGAATACAACTTTTTAATCGGTGTGGAAGATGCATACGGGAACTTTACTGTTCGAAAAGTAGATGAGGACAAACCGTTAACCTCTTCAGATCAGCCAAATGGCGAACTAATTGTTGAGAATTTTTATACAGATGGTGTGAAGCCGTATATTATCGATTCCACTCGAAATGATGCGGTGAAACCGATAGACCAAGCATACGTTTTAATGGAAAATGAAGCTTTGATTTATAGAGAAAAGTTAAATTCGAGTGATGCTGATCAATTGAAATTTACGATTACATTCAATGAAACAATAATGCGCCAAAATACGGTAAATAACTTTAATAAGAGCAGTTTAAATTCTTCCAACTGGAAAGGAATTTTAAATATTGCGGGAGACGGTGTAACGGAAGAAAATTTTGAATTTGTTTCTTATACTGAAGGAACTCCAGCTACAACAAATCAATCCACTTTAGTATTAAAAGCAAAAGATGTTACAACTGCTAATAAAACAATAACAGTTACAATGGATGATTCGGTTGATGTATATGATTATAAAGGTCATAATCGATTCGATATTTCCAAGATTGGTAAGTATATTTACCCGGTTGAAGCACTGGCAGTTAATATTAAAGAAATCACGAACTATGGAAACTACTTTGTTCGAATTCGAGTGGAGTCTAGTATACCAGTGAAGTACGGTCAACGCTTCTACTATGCAGTTATGAATAGTAATGCATCTACACCTCCAACCTTTGAAGACGCAAGAAGAGCAGCGCAAGGTGGAACAAAAATAACAGGTATGACTATAGCTGGAACAAATATTATGGACGAAGCTCGTGACGGAAGCAGAATCTGGGATTTAACTTTACCATCCAATGCGACAAATGTATTTGGTGGTGGACAAAAAATCTACTTCTTTACTGTTGATAATTTCGGTAATATAATTCAGGCGAAAAATTCAGATGGTACTGCAAATCATGTTGTTATTCCATCCAATGTGACTACACCAGCACCAAAACCTATTGAGGATTAA
- a CDS encoding 3-ketoacyl-ACP reductase: MGQSLQGKVAVVTGAARGIGKAVAVALAKEGVNVGIIARSEEALQQVAKEIESHGVKAAYAVADVSNLEQVQKAAAHLKEELGLTDILVNNAGVGKFEKLVDMDPAEFKEIVDINVMGTFYVSHTIVPQLIEKNAGDVINISSTNGLNGAATSSAYSASKFGVIGLTESLAAEVRRNNIRVTALAPSTIATDLADALNLVPDEKRDQYMHPEDIADYIIAQLKLNNRMYIKNATLMNTNPF; the protein is encoded by the coding sequence TTGGGTCAGTCATTACAAGGTAAAGTAGCGGTTGTAACAGGTGCTGCACGCGGAATCGGTAAAGCGGTAGCGGTAGCATTAGCAAAAGAGGGTGTGAACGTAGGGATCATTGCACGTTCGGAAGAAGCTCTACAGCAAGTGGCGAAAGAAATTGAAAGCCATGGTGTTAAAGCTGCCTATGCAGTGGCGGATGTTTCAAATTTAGAACAAGTACAGAAGGCTGCTGCCCACTTAAAAGAAGAGTTGGGGTTAACGGATATTTTAGTGAACAACGCGGGCGTAGGGAAATTTGAAAAGCTCGTTGATATGGACCCGGCAGAATTTAAAGAAATTGTCGACATCAATGTAATGGGTACTTTTTATGTATCACACACAATTGTACCGCAATTAATCGAAAAAAATGCAGGTGATGTTATTAATATTTCATCAACAAACGGTTTAAATGGTGCAGCAACATCAAGTGCATACAGTGCTTCTAAATTTGGTGTTATCGGCTTAACAGAGTCGCTTGCAGCAGAAGTTCGCCGCAACAATATTCGTGTTACTGCATTAGCGCCAAGTACGATCGCAACAGATTTGGCGGATGCACTGAACTTAGTGCCAGATGAAAAAAGAGATCAATATATGCACCCTGAAGATATTGCAGATTATATTATCGCGCAATTGAAGCTGAACAACCGCATGTATATTAAAAACGCAACATTAATGAATACAAATCCATTCTAA
- a CDS encoding glycosyltransferase — protein MVQILSLLGLLCGVLMFWSTRKPPAKEGNQPLPIIIPARNEALRLPPLLKSLQAQSWKRFEIIVVDDGSSDHTAEVASSYGAKVLKCKQVGKMSPGKSNACAYGAQSAKGEWLLFFDADVQLAAENSLERIVNSFSKQEGKGILSIQPYHRIVKRYENLSVIFNIIVLTGMNVFTVWKEKFATAGSFGPCILCDKESYIATGGHEAAEESIMDDFALSDVFIAKDLPVTNYAGKGIINMRMYEEGPKQLMEGWTKNLATASQSTHKFVMLLIQLWILGVIMAALSPLLAFLTESSVALFCSIVVYLLYGGHLYFLARRAGNFHFIVFLIYPFFILFFTAVFLYSLYCTHVLHSVMWRGRKIKV, from the coding sequence ATGGTGCAAATACTATCCCTACTCGGTTTATTATGTGGTGTGCTGATGTTTTGGTCTACAAGAAAACCGCCAGCAAAAGAGGGGAATCAACCATTACCTATTATCATACCAGCAAGAAATGAAGCGCTACGTTTGCCGCCATTGCTAAAATCGCTACAGGCGCAAAGTTGGAAGCGTTTTGAAATAATTGTAGTCGATGATGGTTCATCAGATCATACTGCTGAAGTTGCATCGTCATACGGAGCGAAAGTTTTAAAATGTAAACAAGTTGGCAAGATGAGTCCGGGCAAATCCAATGCCTGCGCGTATGGGGCCCAATCTGCAAAAGGAGAATGGCTGCTGTTTTTCGATGCGGATGTTCAGCTTGCCGCTGAGAACAGCCTTGAGCGCATTGTAAACAGTTTTAGCAAGCAAGAAGGAAAAGGGATATTATCCATTCAGCCATATCACCGAATTGTAAAACGATATGAAAATTTATCCGTAATATTTAATATTATTGTGCTGACAGGAATGAATGTATTTACTGTTTGGAAAGAAAAGTTTGCAACTGCAGGATCATTTGGACCATGTATTCTTTGTGATAAGGAGAGCTATATTGCAACGGGAGGACATGAAGCTGCGGAAGAATCGATTATGGATGACTTCGCGCTGAGTGATGTTTTCATAGCGAAAGACTTGCCGGTGACCAATTATGCAGGAAAAGGGATTATTAATATGCGTATGTATGAAGAGGGACCGAAGCAACTAATGGAAGGCTGGACAAAGAATTTAGCAACAGCCTCCCAATCCACTCATAAATTTGTCATGCTGCTTATCCAGCTTTGGATTCTTGGTGTCATTATGGCAGCATTGTCGCCCCTGCTGGCCTTTTTAACGGAATCTTCTGTAGCGCTCTTCTGCAGTATTGTCGTTTATTTATTATACGGTGGGCATTTGTACTTTCTTGCGAGAAGAGCGGGGAATTTCCATTTCATCGTTTTCTTAATCTATCCATTTTTTATTTTATTTTTTACAGCCGTATTTTTGTACTCATTATACTGTACGCATGTTTTGCATTCGGTAATGTGGAGAGGCAGAAAAATCAAAGTGTAA
- a CDS encoding phytoene desaturase family protein, whose amino-acid sequence MRKKVIVIGAGVAGLASAIRLQQAGYEVELFEKETMPGGKMHRIEKDGFKFDLGPTIVMMPELYREIFELCGRDPDDYIPMEKLDPMFQVYFKDEMDRPYKGSSDLTEMMKTLESINPDDAQGFLDYLQEIYKRFIVAKNYFIQRPFRKFKDFYNPFMIKQTLKLKTFDSADHFIGKYIKDERIKNMLSFQTLYIGISPYNGPSLYSIIPMIEFLYGVWFIKGGMHTMATSMEKLFYELGGKIHYNADVEKISIESGRANGIYVNGRKEKADYVMCNADFPYAMKELVQDKKAKGKYTDEKIDAMKYSCSCFLLYLGTNRKYDQVEGVHNFVFKSEMKKNINDIFSGEKLQDGAFYIHIPSKADPSMAPEGKEAIYVLLPVSELSTAKYEWNEETIQYYRDYLIHEMKKIKGFENLEEEIVSESYTTPMDFKQRFNAYNGATFGLQPTLRQSNHMRPQSKATHCENLYFTGSSTHPGAGVPIVLLSAKIAAQELISDDQGIQFDY is encoded by the coding sequence ATGAGAAAAAAAGTCATTGTTATTGGAGCGGGTGTAGCAGGGTTGGCTAGTGCAATTCGTCTACAGCAAGCGGGTTACGAAGTGGAACTGTTTGAAAAGGAAACAATGCCGGGCGGAAAAATGCATCGAATAGAAAAGGATGGTTTTAAGTTTGATTTGGGGCCAACCATTGTGATGATGCCGGAACTTTATAGGGAGATTTTCGAATTATGCGGCCGGGATCCTGATGACTACATACCAATGGAGAAGCTCGATCCGATGTTTCAAGTCTATTTTAAAGATGAGATGGACCGCCCGTATAAAGGATCGTCAGACTTAACCGAAATGATGAAAACACTGGAAAGTATAAACCCTGATGATGCACAAGGCTTTCTGGATTACTTACAGGAAATATATAAACGATTTATCGTTGCAAAAAATTATTTTATCCAACGACCTTTCCGCAAATTTAAAGACTTCTACAATCCATTTATGATTAAGCAAACTTTGAAATTAAAAACCTTCGACAGCGCTGATCATTTCATTGGTAAATATATTAAAGATGAACGAATTAAAAATATGCTTAGTTTTCAAACATTGTACATAGGCATCTCCCCATATAACGGGCCTTCACTGTACTCGATTATTCCTATGATTGAATTTTTGTACGGAGTTTGGTTTATCAAAGGCGGGATGCACACAATGGCGACATCGATGGAAAAACTGTTTTATGAACTTGGTGGTAAGATCCACTACAATGCTGACGTCGAGAAAATTTCCATCGAGTCCGGTCGTGCCAATGGGATTTACGTAAATGGGAGAAAGGAAAAGGCGGATTACGTTATGTGTAACGCAGACTTTCCTTATGCAATGAAAGAGCTCGTTCAAGATAAAAAAGCCAAAGGGAAATATACAGATGAAAAAATCGATGCGATGAAATATTCCTGCTCCTGCTTTCTCCTTTATTTAGGAACTAACCGCAAATACGATCAAGTAGAAGGAGTGCATAATTTTGTATTCAAAAGTGAGATGAAGAAAAATATAAATGATATTTTTTCAGGAGAAAAGCTTCAGGATGGCGCATTTTACATTCACATTCCGTCAAAAGCTGACCCGTCGATGGCACCGGAAGGGAAGGAAGCGATTTATGTACTGCTGCCGGTATCTGAACTTTCAACAGCGAAGTATGAATGGAATGAAGAAACGATTCAATATTACCGTGATTACTTGATTCATGAAATGAAAAAAATAAAAGGGTTTGAAAATCTGGAAGAAGAAATTGTCTCGGAATCGTACACAACACCGATGGATTTCAAACAGCGGTTTAATGCATACAATGGCGCAACATTCGGATTGCAGCCGACGTTGAGACAGAGTAATCATATGCGCCCGCAAAGTAAAGCGACCCATTGTGAAAACCTATACTTTACAGGCAGTAGTACGCATCCCGGTGCAGGTGTGCCAATCGTTCTCCTTTCTGCGAAAATAGCTGCTCAGGAACTTATTTCAGATGATCAAGGGATTCAGTTTGACTACTAA
- a CDS encoding glycosyl-4,4'-diaponeurosporenoate acyltransferase CrtO family protein, whose product MTVINAIWLLVVNIVAWFVLHFSISALCFKIPLRFFLKDVVFFRIAKWEEHGKIWNRLFLVKSWKKHLIDGSSIAKKSYNKSHLHGTKREDLLVFAAETKRAEMTHWLLILPAPLFFLWNPVWAGSINIVYALFANVPFILTQRYNRGRIENILDFSNRRS is encoded by the coding sequence ATGACAGTTATTAATGCAATTTGGCTTCTCGTTGTTAACATAGTGGCATGGTTCGTTCTTCACTTTTCGATTTCAGCGCTCTGTTTCAAAATTCCTTTACGCTTTTTTCTGAAGGATGTTGTATTTTTCCGTATTGCAAAGTGGGAGGAGCACGGGAAGATTTGGAACCGATTATTTTTAGTGAAGAGTTGGAAAAAGCACTTAATTGATGGATCTTCGATTGCAAAGAAAAGTTACAATAAAAGCCATCTGCATGGTACGAAGCGGGAAGATTTACTAGTTTTTGCAGCGGAAACAAAAAGGGCGGAAATGACTCATTGGCTGCTTATTTTGCCTGCGCCTCTATTTTTCCTGTGGAATCCTGTTTGGGCAGGCTCCATTAACATTGTCTATGCACTTTTTGCCAACGTACCATTTATCCTAACGCAACGTTACAACAGAGGACGAATTGAGAATATTTTAGATTTCTCTAACCGTCGTAGTTAG